A segment of the Triticum urartu cultivar G1812 chromosome 1, Tu2.1, whole genome shotgun sequence genome:
CGTGGTACCTGCGGCGACGAGTCGGCACGGCCGTCGTCATGACTGATCATCACCGGTCgatcgaagaagaagaaaatgGATCACGTACCGGAACTCGATGAGTGACCAGACGAGGCCGACGACGCTGGCGTACGTGTTGGGGTTCCGGATCAGCCGGCGCCACACCATGGTCAGGATCAGCCGCAGCATCACGCTCGCCGGCGGCTTTCCCACCTCGTCGCCGACCTTCTTCGTCTCATCCTGCTCCTGCTCCTTCTCCGTCGCCTCCGTGCCGGCCTCCAGCCTCTCCAGCGACTCCTGCGCTGCCGCCTCAGAAATGACGCGCTCGACGCCGGCCGCTCCCGTCCGGTTCACTGCAACAAAGTTCACGCTCgagtttttttttaatttttgagCAAAAGAGAGGTTTTCGTTCACGTTCGGCTACGTGTGCGCGTTTGTGAGGTGATCAGATACTGATAAGGCGGGGTCAGTTTGGGGATGTGGAGAGAGACTGATGGGCGTACATCTGGAGGAGTCGGAGTTGGTGGACGTCGCGTCGGAGGGGGTACGCCGGCGGCCGCTTTCCTTGGCGCTGCTGCGGAAGACCGGCAGGCCGCTCACCTCGGACGCGCCGGACGCGCCGGAGCTCCAGTCGAACATGTGCACGTTGTCCTTGGGGTCCTCGACCGGCGCCACGGCCGCCGTCGATCTGCCCCGCGGCGCGTGCTCGTCGTAGCTGGCCGACGGCCTCGGCGTGTGCTGCCGCGACGAGTGCAGCGAGAACAGGTCGGCCGCGCCGAAGCTGGACGCGCTCACCGCgccgtgcggcggcggcggcggcagagcaggcgcggcggcgccgccgccgcctcccgtgGTCGCGGAGAAGTCGCCGTGGGTGAAGCTGGAGGAGCCCCTGGGCGTGTGGTTCCGCGACGAGCTCACCGAGAAGATCTCCACGCCGGTCACGCTCGACTCGCGCGCCGGCGACGGCATCCCCGCCGCGGCGCCGTCGAGGAGGGAGCGGCGGGAGAGCGACGCCGCGGACCGGCGCACGACGACGCGCATGCTCCCGTCGGGCGCGACCTCGGCCTGCGCCTCGGCGTGGCTGCCGTCGAGCGACACGACGTCCGGGTCGACGCGCAcgtcggcgacggcggcggccgggAACCTCCCCGAGATGAGCAGGCGCGCGGCGCGGAACTCGAAGAGGAAGAGCAGCAGCGTGCACCAGATGATGCACTGGAGGACGACGATCTGCACCATGAGGTCGCCGGCGTGGCGGCCGTACATGGCGACGAGGAGCGGGATGCCCATGATGAGCGTGTTGGGCATCGTCGCGGAGGAGAAGAGCGTGATGGACCAGTCGAGCCCGGCGAAGGGGACGGGGAGGCGGGACCACACGGCGAGCGAGGCGAGGACGAGGAGCTTCTGCAGCGTATCGGCGGCGGCGAAGCGCAGGTCCATGGCGTACAGGTTGCTGCCGGAGATGACCTTGAAGGAGAGCAGCGGGACGGCGAAGACGGCGACGAAGCGGTTGATCCCGGCGCACTGGTCCGCCGTGATCACCCCCCACCACCGCACCGAGCCGTACGCCAGGATCATCGCCACGTACAGCGGCACCATCGCCGTCAGCACCGTGTACAGATCATGCCACGAGATCATGGCGCCGCCCAGCTGGCCACGTACAGGActtgctcctcctcctccgacgacgaCGATCACCGCGCCGCCGGCCGAGCGATCTTTGACTGGGCGATCAGTGGAGGGATCGATCTGGAGTCGGTTGCATGCAAATCGATGGAGAGCGAGTGGATCGCGGGCAGTGCGGTGTGTCCGTGCTCCTGGGTTGAGTTTTGCGGCACGCGCGGGTGGGGACTATTTATACCGTGGGCCGGGTCTGCATCTCGACCGAGGCCCGCGAGGCATTCCGAACGGTAAATCACATCAAATCCCAAGTGGGTTTTTGCCTCGTGTTTCTTTCCCTCTTTTCATCTCACGATGAAACCTTTCAACTTACAACGTGTTTCTTTAGACtaaaaaatattttaaaaaataCAACGCCTTTCTTTCTGCATTTTCGTCACAACGAGCTGTCGAACCAGAAACTGAAATGCTGATAAGGAACGTCTGTTTGACCTCTGCCTTTTCGCGGCTAGATATTTTCTGGGTTTTGCGGTGGGATGCTTTCCGTGTTAATGTATGCATGTATGTTTCTAGGGCATTTCTAAGATGTTGATACTCTGCGTATCTAGGGCATTAGATGCATGCGTCTACAAAATAGACGAAATTCACCATAAAGTTGTATGTGTAGCAAAGCGCGTGATGCATGAGATCTTCCACCGAAGAAGGAACTCATCAATGTAGCCAAAGAATAGACGCTGCTGATTTTGAATCTCAAATGGTAAGTGCCACCCATGCGGCATGAAGCATTCCGACCTTGACGTTTTTTACGACTGAAGTTGTCATACGAAAGTTGTCATCATCGTGTCACTAAACTTATCAGGATCACACGTGTCCGTGCCACATGTGTGGCATTTATCAAGGTCCTTCTAAATTCTGTAGGTAATAAGACTGTAACATTACATATGGGGCATCCTATAACCACAAGTAGGTCAGGTGCTCTCTACTCGAAAGTTTGGCTAAGAAATCTGCAACCCTATTTTCAGTACAAATAACCTTTGTGTGTTGTTTATCATAGAAAAAATGGACATCATTCGTTTGCGTTGAATTGTTTTTTTTGTAAGATGTGATGACTGTTGACTAAATATTGCATGAGAAAATTACAGTCAAAACATGAATCTGGGCAGTCAAAATATGCCTTATATTCTGGAACATGAAGAGTATGTATTATTATTTATTAGCTGTGTTTTTCAGCTATTTTGCATCGTCATTTCTATAAATTCTGCCGTTGTGTTAGGATTAGATGATGAATCTACCAAAGGACAGGGAATAGTCATCCATAGTATCTGAACATCTTGAACGAACATTTATAGACTGGAGAGGTATTTTCGAGTATTTGACAAAAACCTACCACATTAGGGTTGCCGTCCTACTAAACTACCACATTAAAAAAAGTGACTGATAACTACCAAAAATTTCTAATTTTGTGACTAAAAACTATCACTTTTCAAAAATGACCAGTTTAGACGATTTAAACATGtttatgacatgcgggacccaaaCACGAGCTGATGTGGCGGCAAAGTCAACTCCATTTATTTTGACCGTTACATTGACTGTTATTACaagtggggcccacctgtcagcagcaatcttcctcctcctctctctctctctctctttggcaTTTCCTTGAACACCTCGCGTGCACCCGGGCTTGAGCTCCAAAATCCTCCATGGTGACGCCCTGGCGCAACACCTCCCTGGCGTTGGTTGGGGACTGGAATGGCGGCGCAACCACGGTGGCTGGAACTGTGGAAGCGGCCGCCGAAGCTGATGGAATTTTCTCCGAGGCCGTCGGCGCCACCAGCCGACGCAGCTCGTCGACGACGGCCTCCTTGAGGATCTTGTGCTCGAGCAACTTGGTGCGCAGGAAGGACTCACACTCCTGCAGCTCCTCGACGAGGCACACGAGCTTGGCGGCGTCTGGCGCCGTGGCCGCGTGCGCCGGCTGCACCTGCACGAAGTACGGGAAGCGGGCAACGAAGAGCCCTAGGAGCTCATGTGGGAGCCCGGACCAAGGCAAAGCCTCCTCCAGCTCCTCAATGAGGCGCACGAGTTCGGTGGCGTCTGGCACACCTGGCCGTGCGGGCCGGCTGCACCTGCatggaggagcgggaggcgggcGACGAAGAGCCCCAGGAGCTCATGTGGGAGCTCGAACCAAGGCGAGTACTGGCTAGGTTGGTTCGTGCGTGCTGGTGGCGGTTGTCGCCGGCAGAGGTGACCTCGCCGGAGTGACGCGAGGGGGAGAGGTGGTCGCCGGAGTGGTTGGGCAGCACGAGCTCTCCCGATCCAGACATGATCAAGGCATGGGGAGATCGAGGTGAGCGCCGGCAATGGAGGACGGCGGAGGTAGCTTGCGggtgcacacaaggtgttcgaggAAATGGCaaagagagggaggaggaggaagaagagtgatgctgacaggtgggccccacttGTAATAACGGTCAAAATAAATGGAGTTGACTTTGCCGCCACGTCAGCCCTGATGGGTGGGTCCTGCATGTCATAAACGTGTTTAAATCGTCTAAACTGGTCATTTTTTTAAAATGGTAGTTTTTAGTCACAAAATTATAATTTTTTGATAGTTATCAGTCACTTTCTTGAATGTGATAGTTCAGTGGGACGGCAACCTCTAATGTGGTAGTTTTTTTTTGTCAAATACTCGGTATTTTCACTAAGTATATTAGATTGTAGTAATGAACAAATTCGTAAGTGTGCCTAGGTGAAAAGCATAACCTTTTCATTTGCCAAGGATTGCGAAAATAATGTTAAATCCTAGGTTTTGATATGCTTGTTAATTTTTGTAAAGGACAAACCAAGTCCTGTACAAAAATAGTTAGTGCTATTTTTTTCATAGGAGCATCCATTTTTCTTATGTTCTTCGAACCAACCTGTGGTTAGATGGTTAGCGGGATAGTGGTATTCTAGTCCATCAGGATTCAAGTCGTGGTGCTCgcatttctggatttattttagaatttccgCCGTCGCGCTTTCAGTGGGAAGAGACGTTCTCGTCGACGACGAgacgcctacggtgacttcgtaaatctcaagatgatatgccgtcTCAGTCTATCGAAAGTGCATATATGGATAGGGTGTGCATGTGTGCGTTTATAGTGATAAGTGTATGCGCGTATGTATGAGTGGTTGcatctgtactgtgttaaaaaaatcAAAGACCATGCACTATATGCATTTATTTCTTGGAGTCTGTTTGTATTTGTAGTAATAGGAAAAGTAGTATATTCATTTTATGAGTAGGCGTTCCCCGAGGACTTTTGATAACATATTGCATTGCCGTGAGCCATGCATGCATATCTGTACGTGCAGCGGCACCACCGCCTGGCAGCTCCGGGAAATGCTGGCAAACCAACGAAAATGGCAAGTACGTAGAACGACAGACGGCCAGTGCGGATCAGATGGAATCCACGCGCCGATGGAAGGATCGATCGATCGGCGCCGCTGATATGTTCCCATCGACATCCTCGTGTTTCTTTCTCTCGTTTCTTCTCTTGTCACAAGTCACACCAAACACGTGCAAAATCGGGGCGGCGGTGCACCGTGCACGCGTGATCCGATGACATGTACTGTATGtgccagagagagagagagagagagagagagagagagagagagagagagagagagaggagcataGCAGGACGTGCACGTACGGCCGCCTAGAGCATAACGCATGCAGTGTCTGTCGTCGTCACAGGGAGCTGTACGTCGAAGGAGTAACAGGAAACGCTTTGCTGAAAAAGACTAAGAGAAAACGCTAGTTGACCTTTGCGTTTTCGCGGCTATATCATCTGCGTGTTGTTTAATGGGAAATGGATACATACGTATGCTTCTACTTCTACGTGCTTATTGTTTCAGATGCTTGTATTTTTTCAGTGTTATGTCGGTCCTTACGTAACTTGGACTTTGTTCTCCATAATATGAGTGAGACACATCTTACCATGCAAAAAAAATGCTGGTATCTAAGATGTATGCAGACTATTTGATGTGCACTACGTTTTTAAAAATGAACGGCA
Coding sequences within it:
- the LOC125533153 gene encoding probable auxin efflux carrier component 3b; its protein translation is MISWHDLYTVLTAMVPLYVAMILAYGSVRWWGVITADQCAGINRFVAVFAVPLLSFKVISGSNLYAMDLRFAAADTLQKLLVLASLAVWSRLPVPFAGLDWSITLFSSATMPNTLIMGIPLLVAMYGRHAGDLMVQIVVLQCIIWCTLLLFLFEFRAARLLISGRFPAAAVADVRVDPDVVSLDGSHAEAQAEVAPDGSMRVVVRRSAASLSRRSLLDGAAAGMPSPARESSVTGVEIFSVSSSRNHTPRGSSSFTHGDFSATTGGGGGAAAPALPPPPPHGAVSASSFGAADLFSLHSSRQHTPRPSASYDEHAPRGRSTAAVAPVEDPKDNVHMFDWSSGASGASEVSGLPVFRSSAKESGRRRTPSDATSTNSDSSRLNRTGAAGVERVISEAAAQESLERLEAGTEATEKEQEQDETKKVGDEVGKPPASVMLRLILTMVWRRLIRNPNTYASVVGLVWSLIEFRYHVTMPAIVAKSISILSDAGLGMAMFSLGLFMALQPKLIACGKSAAASTMAVRFLLGPAVMAVSSAAVGLRGTLLRIAVVQATLPQGIVPFVFAKEYNLHAAILCTGVIFGMLIALPIVLLYYIILGLL